From a region of the Candidatus Limnocylindrales bacterium genome:
- a CDS encoding glutathione S-transferase family protein has translation MIKLYSGPLSMFGAKAEIAFKEKGVPCDREFVPFSLATFYEPKHPEVARINAKKQVPVLIDGDLELFDSTQIFEYLEDIQPSPPLWPSDKRERARARLLELKSDEVFFPNVILLMPHLRGNASDDVVNGAIAAIQDYYAQMDARLERGDYLAGAFTYADIAFYMAQFFAGFLGQPPGEEHARLLAWKSRMAARPAVAAVVDPMRAFLAEYGVAAP, from the coding sequence ATGATCAAGCTCTATTCGGGTCCGCTCAGCATGTTCGGCGCCAAGGCCGAGATCGCGTTCAAGGAAAAAGGCGTGCCATGCGACCGCGAGTTCGTGCCCTTCTCCCTGGCCACCTTCTACGAGCCCAAGCATCCGGAGGTCGCGCGCATCAATGCCAAGAAGCAGGTGCCGGTGCTGATCGACGGCGATCTGGAGCTTTTCGATTCCACTCAGATCTTCGAGTACCTCGAGGACATCCAGCCGAGCCCGCCGCTGTGGCCGTCCGACAAGCGCGAGCGTGCGCGCGCGCGGCTGCTCGAGCTGAAATCCGACGAGGTGTTCTTTCCCAACGTCATCCTTCTGATGCCGCACCTGCGCGGCAACGCCAGCGACGACGTCGTCAATGGCGCCATCGCTGCCATTCAAGACTACTACGCGCAGATGGACGCGCGCTTGGAGCGCGGCGACTATCTTGCCGGCGCCTTCACCTATGCCGACATCGCGTTCTACATGGCGCAGTTCTTCGCCGGGTTTCTTGGACAGCCGCCCGGCGAGGAGCATGCGCGACTGCTGGCATGGAAGAGCCGCATGGCCGCGCGCCCGGCCGTTGCAGCCGTCGTCGATCCGATGCGCGCGTTCCTGGCCGAGTACGGCGTCGCCGCGCCGTGA
- a CDS encoding POT family MFS transporter yields MPQQPYRTAPSPSPDMPGGVPYIVANEAAERFSYYGMRGILVVFMTHHLLDRSGQAAPMTDAEAREWFHVFAASVYFFPLLGALLSDYVLGKYRTILSLSVVYCLGHLALALDDTRLGLAVGLALIAIGSGGIKPCVSAHVGDQFGQGNAHLLPRVFGWFYLAINLGAFVSSLLTPYLLETAGPHVAFGVPGLLMLIATWVFWLGRHKFVHVPPGGARFIDELRNPAARRTLARLCGIYVFVAVFWALYDQTASAWVQQAEHMNRDFLGITWLPAQIQAINPLLILTLVPVFSYAIYPALERVTRLTAIRKIAIGLFLTVPAFLIPAWVELRIEAGLSPSIGWQLFAYVVITAAEVLVSITCLEFSYTQAPRTLKSLVMSLYFLSVTAGNLLTSLVNVLIQDDQGVSRISGVQYYLLFAGFMTIAAIAFTILMRNYRETIVLQD; encoded by the coding sequence ATGCCGCAACAGCCCTACCGCACCGCGCCCTCCCCTTCACCCGACATGCCCGGCGGCGTTCCCTACATCGTCGCCAACGAGGCCGCCGAGCGTTTCAGCTACTACGGCATGCGCGGGATCCTGGTCGTCTTCATGACGCACCACCTGCTCGACCGCAGCGGTCAGGCGGCGCCGATGACCGACGCCGAGGCGCGCGAGTGGTTCCACGTCTTCGCCGCGTCCGTCTACTTCTTCCCCTTGCTGGGCGCCCTGCTGTCGGACTACGTGCTCGGCAAGTACCGCACGATCCTGTCCCTGTCCGTCGTCTATTGCCTCGGCCATCTGGCGCTGGCGCTCGACGACACGCGGCTCGGTCTTGCCGTCGGCCTGGCCCTGATCGCGATCGGCTCGGGCGGCATCAAGCCGTGCGTGTCCGCGCACGTCGGCGATCAGTTCGGACAAGGCAACGCACACCTGCTGCCCCGGGTCTTCGGGTGGTTCTATCTGGCAATCAATCTGGGCGCGTTCGTGTCCAGCCTGCTGACGCCCTACCTGCTGGAGACGGCAGGTCCGCACGTGGCCTTCGGCGTTCCGGGCCTTCTCATGCTGATCGCGACGTGGGTGTTCTGGCTGGGGCGCCACAAATTCGTGCACGTCCCGCCGGGCGGCGCCCGCTTCATCGACGAGCTCCGCAATCCGGCGGCGCGCCGCACGCTGGCGCGGCTTTGCGGCATCTACGTCTTCGTCGCGGTGTTCTGGGCGCTCTACGACCAGACGGCCTCGGCCTGGGTGCAGCAGGCCGAGCACATGAACCGCGACTTCCTCGGCATCACCTGGCTGCCGGCGCAGATCCAGGCCATCAACCCGCTGCTCATCCTGACGCTGGTGCCGGTGTTCTCGTACGCGATCTACCCGGCGCTCGAGCGCGTGACGCGGCTGACGGCGATCCGCAAGATCGCCATCGGCCTGTTCCTCACCGTACCCGCATTCCTGATCCCGGCCTGGGTGGAGCTTCGCATCGAGGCGGGGCTGTCGCCTTCGATCGGCTGGCAGCTGTTCGCCTATGTCGTCATCACGGCGGCCGAGGTGCTGGTGTCGATCACCTGCCTCGAGTTCTCGTACACGCAGGCGCCGCGAACGCTGAAGTCGCTGGTGATGTCGCTGTACTTCCTGTCGGTGACGGCCGGCAACCTGCTGACGTCGCTCGTCAACGTCCTGATCCAGGACGACCAGGGCGTTTCGCGCATCAGCGGGGTGCAGTACTACCTGCTGTTCGCCGGCTTCATGACGATCGCGGCCATCGCCTTCACCATCCTCATGCGCAACTACCGCGAAACGATCGTGCTGCAGGATTGA
- a CDS encoding nitroreductase/quinone reductase family protein, which produces MLPYVDPNKPRSRLYLALARLSSTSLGAWISTNISWKLDPFLLRLTNGRLSTASPLPTALLETRGARTGQPRFNATLYFHDGDRVTIIASKRGLPEHPAWYHNLRKNFDVIYGGVPLRAVVVEDDAERQRLWQLADKVFPEFKGYRARAAQAGRTIPIVQLVPR; this is translated from the coding sequence ATGCTCCCTTACGTCGATCCAAATAAGCCGCGCAGCCGCCTCTACCTCGCCCTCGCGCGCCTTTCCTCCACAAGCCTCGGCGCCTGGATCTCCACCAACATCTCCTGGAAGCTCGACCCCTTCCTCCTCAGGCTCACGAACGGCCGCCTCAGCACCGCCAGCCCGCTTCCAACCGCGCTGCTGGAGACGCGAGGCGCCCGGACCGGCCAGCCGCGTTTCAACGCCACGCTCTACTTCCACGACGGCGACCGAGTCACGATCATTGCATCGAAGCGCGGCCTGCCGGAGCACCCGGCGTGGTACCACAACCTTCGCAAGAATTTCGACGTCATCTACGGCGGCGTTCCGTTGCGCGCCGTCGTCGTCGAGGACGACGCCGAGCGACAGCGGCTCTGGCAGCTTGCGGATAAAGTCTTCCCGGAGTTCAAAGGCTATCGCGCGCGAGCTGCGCAGGCCGGCCGCACGATTCCGATCGTCCAACTCGTTCCGCGTTGA
- a CDS encoding polysaccharide deacetylase family protein — MISGAVVALMLLLAAVPMAAAGGGSAGPVIVTFNLETDDDALAVRSFPSDLPATYFVTGAFAERHEALVRRLAANNTLGSLSYSHPDLTTLDPGALHRELQLGRLVLEKIAGSPIEWFRAPFLSYDDAVVRAAVKVGFRYDSSDQERWSRQLSMLELPLSNEDGSERLASDYDLFERAGMTEAQALAWLQRRFDERAARRRPLVVMFRPRLLAQRQSLLPDFLDLVRQRGGELMTAQQYVDRVLDAAPSRSGVWVDFSQGSHDIPQLVEDVVAAGMTDVFVQAKDPEGNRYYANPSDGGPVRSDVFSSAVAALKARGIRVHAWLVACRDPHVAQAHPDLAMTGIDGTASKDWLSPANIRARAAILRSVGDILERYPVDGIHLDYLRYPDFDHDFSAANVAAFRQSQAIDEMPLREMFDRYYNAWTRWRSEHIRQVAEDVADLVRARRGRDVEMSAALYADAATSYRVMEKTGQDYAALAAHLDTVIPMAYVQEQKRTIDWIEKVALATRYRTGNREVLAGLEAFQRPGQISYTPELFGQTVAAAQRGYDGRVFYAYSYLFGRGKSGFNLPEGSLAQLPPLATGRERPRGRATAAQRFWLVYPVLGAIFLTAAYLASRGRARRLAAQRTSRER, encoded by the coding sequence ATGATTTCAGGCGCAGTCGTTGCGTTGATGCTCCTGCTGGCAGCAGTGCCCATGGCGGCCGCGGGCGGCGGCAGCGCCGGTCCGGTCATCGTCACCTTCAATCTGGAGACCGATGACGACGCGCTGGCGGTGCGAAGCTTTCCGAGCGACCTTCCCGCCACCTACTTCGTCACCGGCGCCTTCGCCGAACGACACGAGGCGCTGGTGCGAAGGCTGGCCGCCAACAACACGCTCGGCTCGCTGTCCTACTCGCACCCGGACCTGACGACGCTCGATCCCGGAGCGCTGCATCGCGAGCTCCAGCTCGGTCGCCTCGTGCTCGAGAAGATCGCAGGCTCCCCCATCGAGTGGTTCCGCGCGCCGTTCCTCTCCTACGACGATGCGGTGGTGAGGGCCGCCGTCAAGGTCGGTTTCCGGTACGACAGCTCCGACCAGGAACGGTGGTCGCGCCAGCTCTCGATGCTCGAGCTGCCGCTTTCCAACGAGGACGGCAGCGAGCGCCTCGCCTCCGACTACGACCTCTTCGAACGCGCAGGCATGACCGAAGCGCAGGCCCTGGCGTGGCTGCAGCGACGCTTCGACGAGCGCGCCGCGCGCAGACGGCCGCTGGTCGTGATGTTCCGCCCTCGCCTGCTGGCTCAGCGGCAAAGCCTGCTGCCCGACTTCCTGGATCTGGTGCGCCAGCGCGGCGGCGAGCTGATGACGGCGCAGCAGTACGTCGATCGCGTCCTGGATGCGGCGCCGTCGCGCTCGGGCGTGTGGGTGGACTTCAGCCAGGGCAGTCACGACATCCCGCAGCTGGTCGAGGATGTCGTGGCCGCGGGCATGACCGACGTCTTCGTGCAGGCCAAGGACCCCGAAGGCAATCGCTATTACGCCAACCCTTCCGACGGCGGGCCGGTGCGCAGCGATGTCTTCTCGAGTGCCGTGGCAGCGCTCAAGGCCCGCGGCATTCGCGTGCACGCGTGGCTGGTGGCCTGCCGGGATCCGCACGTCGCACAGGCCCACCCCGATCTGGCGATGACTGGCATCGACGGGACCGCCTCGAAGGACTGGCTGTCGCCGGCCAACATCCGGGCGCGCGCCGCGATCCTGCGCAGCGTCGGCGACATCCTCGAACGCTATCCCGTCGACGGCATCCACCTCGACTACCTGCGCTATCCCGACTTCGACCACGACTTCTCCGCGGCCAACGTGGCCGCCTTTCGCCAGTCGCAGGCCATCGACGAGATGCCGCTGCGCGAGATGTTCGACCGCTATTACAACGCCTGGACGCGCTGGCGCAGCGAGCACATCCGGCAGGTCGCCGAGGACGTCGCCGACCTGGTGCGCGCGCGCCGCGGGCGCGACGTCGAGATGTCGGCTGCGCTGTATGCGGACGCCGCCACCTCCTATCGCGTCATGGAGAAGACGGGCCAGGACTACGCGGCGCTGGCGGCGCATCTCGATACCGTCATTCCGATGGCCTACGTGCAGGAGCAGAAGCGCACCATCGACTGGATCGAGAAGGTCGCGCTGGCCACGCGTTACCGCACCGGCAATCGCGAGGTGCTGGCGGGGCTGGAGGCGTTTCAGCGGCCCGGGCAGATCTCCTACACGCCCGAGCTGTTCGGCCAGACGGTGGCGGCGGCGCAGCGCGGCTACGACGGCCGCGTCTTCTACGCGTACTCCTACCTGTTCGGCCGCGGCAAGAGCGGCTTCAACCTGCCCGAAGGCAGCCTCGCCCAACTCCCGCCGCTGGCAACGGGCAGGGAGCGGCCACGCGGCCGGGCGACGGCGGCGCAGCGGTTCTGGCTCGTCTATCCGGTACTCGGTGCGATCTTTCTGACGGCCGCCTACCTTGCCTCGCGCGGCCGCGCCCGGCGCCTGGCGGCGCAGCGAACGTCGCGCGAGCGGTAG
- a CDS encoding right-handed parallel beta-helix repeat-containing protein, which produces MKLPHIFVSTCRRAVAVACLAAATHGHAQAAEVPAQEFFGGCPGPIFIAEDTVVSGKATVEGSCTYGISGFSLAFQDVKLTISGDLYVSGDATTFTIDGSRITAGGSITLDSLGLLSIVGSKLTSETSFIRLPPRNGAVIEGSSVTAPGDVTLGGSTGPWTVTDSKLTSGGQLRIAPGTSGGAPIGIYSSTLFSEGRLTLAGAAHIIHDSALVTMSSEASSFNGSMNLGPSTFPPVDSEIRRTTLSALNGTIGLGGNCQFTLEDVDFHAGGAGGANPHESALSMAPEGVTGTNVSFVADQGSVHIGGNGTWTCTDCKIDAAGVNYAGEGVAIGPSSVQLTNAKIRARGGSIRVGGSGTVTIADSQLQSDTFDADGDAIIIGPGGTRTITDSKFKADEGRITVTGSSAATVSGSKFTAKLGNGVLFTGSSTMTVTDSKIGAKLGDVTAPNGGSVTFSGNKIKAGGVLGFVAESGFNGSTDVSENSIKADAAAMRSFQNTTALNNDFNVDGTIEISASSTCTSSGNDPDVPCM; this is translated from the coding sequence ATGAAACTGCCGCATATCTTTGTATCCACCTGCCGCAGGGCGGTCGCCGTTGCCTGCCTTGCCGCCGCCACCCACGGCCACGCGCAAGCGGCCGAGGTGCCAGCGCAGGAATTCTTTGGCGGGTGTCCCGGCCCGATCTTCATCGCCGAAGACACGGTCGTCAGCGGCAAGGCCACTGTCGAAGGCAGCTGCACCTACGGCATCAGCGGCTTCTCGCTCGCCTTCCAGGACGTCAAGCTGACGATCAGCGGAGATCTCTATGTCAGCGGAGACGCGACCACGTTCACCATCGATGGCAGCCGCATAACCGCCGGCGGCTCGATCACGCTGGATTCGTTGGGTCTCCTCAGCATCGTGGGCAGCAAGCTGACCTCCGAAACGAGCTTCATCCGACTGCCTCCGCGCAACGGCGCAGTCATCGAGGGAAGCAGCGTGACGGCGCCCGGTGATGTCACACTCGGCGGCTCGACCGGCCCGTGGACCGTCACCGACAGCAAGCTGACCAGCGGCGGTCAACTCAGAATCGCACCCGGCACCAGCGGCGGCGCTCCGATCGGCATCTACTCGAGCACGCTGTTCAGCGAAGGGCGGCTGACGCTGGCCGGCGCGGCGCACATCATTCACGACTCGGCGCTCGTGACGATGTCCTCGGAAGCTTCGAGCTTCAACGGCTCGATGAACCTGGGCCCGTCGACGTTCCCTCCCGTCGACAGCGAAATTCGCCGGACGACGCTGTCGGCGCTGAACGGCACGATCGGCCTCGGCGGCAACTGCCAGTTCACGCTCGAGGACGTCGACTTTCATGCCGGTGGCGCCGGTGGCGCCAACCCGCACGAGTCGGCATTGTCGATGGCCCCCGAAGGCGTCACCGGAACCAACGTTTCCTTCGTTGCGGACCAGGGATCGGTGCACATCGGCGGCAACGGCACCTGGACGTGCACGGACTGCAAGATCGACGCTGCGGGCGTCAACTATGCGGGCGAGGGCGTGGCGATCGGCCCGTCCAGCGTGCAGCTGACCAATGCCAAGATCCGGGCGCGCGGCGGCAGCATTCGCGTGGGCGGCTCCGGCACCGTCACGATCGCCGACAGCCAGCTGCAGTCGGATACGTTCGATGCCGACGGCGATGCCATCATCATCGGCCCGGGCGGAACGCGCACGATCACCGATTCCAAGTTCAAGGCCGACGAAGGACGAATCACCGTCACCGGCAGCTCCGCTGCCACGGTGTCGGGGTCCAAGTTCACGGCCAAGCTCGGCAACGGGGTGTTGTTCACGGGGTCGAGCACGATGACGGTGACGGATTCGAAGATTGGCGCGAAGTTGGGTGACGTCACCGCCCCCAACGGTGGCAGCGTCACGTTCAGCGGCAACAAGATCAAGGCGGGCGGCGTTCTCGGTTTCGTGGCCGAGAGCGGGTTCAACGGCAGTACGGACGTGTCGGAGAACTCCATCAAGGCCGACGCCGCAGCGATGCGGTCGTTCCAGAACACCACCGCGCTCAACAACGATTTCAACGTCGACGGCACCATCGAGATCAGCGCGTCGAGTACCTGCACGTCCAGCGGCAACGACCCGGACGTGCCGTGCATGTAG
- a CDS encoding glycosyltransferase family 2 protein, which produces MTGASSILSRLTRREIRLTQVLLAAALAGLALPLTDIAHALALAVARGAWLDALADAISLLVLSCVGYGVLVHEVARLAWLRSSQRPAMRTAVHAGWGHPVESGEASDSARAGNGKNACGRPSASGCAGDDRHRSAGAQSVASSVPSLTILVPSYKEETRIVRRTLLSAALQTHLSRRVVLLIDDPPHPQDVEGRRLLLSARNLVQELDAQLRCMHARCRDAGSALLSCGETAESRIRLAELLESCAQWLRERAADCDVRDHEESFFADHCLLARATALEEEAASWRSGSGDIAEMARVHAEVASMFDCGVDAFERKRFENVAHEPNKAMNLNSYLALMGGCYREVASGARLLLERCDAAHATLRVPETELVLFLDADTIALPQYAQRMVEAMRRRGHESVAVVQTPYSAFPSASGFVERIAGATTDVQYIVHQGMTVAGAGFWVGANAVARLAALREVAVTGCERGWPVTKYLHDRTVIEDTETTLELRRRGWHVRSLDERLVFSSTPTDFGSLLVQRLRWANGGVLLVPRLVRSLLGGGGSLRSRAAEAAVRLHYLVSLGPASLALLALPFCFYDEAVRAPWLPLMTLSYFGLYGRDLVRCGYRWSDVARVYALNLLLIPVNVAGLLLSLRQLLTGDKPRFVRTPKVAERTPVPGTCIVAQVAMLCFWAAFAIHIAMEGAVLRSSLVALHVGLLAYGITRYIGWNEALCDFLADVRANVPEVSRAAVEEWGVPGER; this is translated from the coding sequence GTGACGGGGGCTTCATCCATCCTCTCGCGCCTGACCCGGCGCGAGATTCGACTGACGCAGGTGCTCTTGGCGGCTGCGCTGGCAGGGCTTGCCTTGCCGCTGACGGATATCGCCCATGCGCTGGCATTGGCGGTCGCTCGCGGGGCGTGGTTGGACGCGCTCGCCGACGCCATCTCTCTGTTGGTGCTGTCGTGCGTAGGCTACGGCGTGCTCGTGCACGAAGTTGCGCGGCTTGCGTGGCTGCGCTCGTCGCAGCGGCCTGCGATGCGTACGGCGGTGCATGCGGGATGGGGTCATCCGGTCGAGAGCGGCGAGGCGAGTGACAGCGCCCGGGCCGGCAACGGGAAGAATGCGTGCGGCCGGCCGAGCGCCAGCGGCTGCGCAGGCGACGATCGCCACCGGAGCGCCGGCGCGCAGTCCGTCGCCAGCTCGGTGCCCTCGCTGACGATCCTCGTGCCTTCGTACAAGGAGGAGACGCGGATCGTGCGGCGCACGCTGCTCTCGGCGGCGCTCCAGACGCATCTGAGTCGCCGCGTGGTGCTTCTCATCGACGATCCGCCGCATCCGCAGGACGTCGAAGGCCGCCGTCTTCTTCTGTCGGCGCGAAACCTGGTGCAGGAGCTCGATGCGCAGCTGCGTTGCATGCACGCGCGCTGCCGCGACGCGGGGTCGGCGCTCCTGTCCTGCGGCGAGACGGCCGAGTCGCGCATTCGTCTGGCCGAGCTTCTCGAGTCGTGTGCGCAATGGCTGCGCGAGCGCGCCGCCGACTGCGACGTCCGCGACCACGAAGAATCCTTCTTCGCCGACCACTGCCTCCTCGCGAGGGCGACGGCGCTCGAGGAGGAGGCGGCGAGCTGGCGCTCTGGAAGCGGCGACATTGCCGAGATGGCGCGGGTCCACGCCGAGGTTGCGTCGATGTTCGACTGCGGCGTCGACGCGTTCGAGCGCAAGCGCTTCGAGAACGTGGCACACGAGCCCAACAAGGCGATGAACCTCAACAGCTACCTGGCCTTGATGGGCGGCTGTTACCGCGAGGTCGCCTCGGGAGCCCGGCTGCTCCTGGAGCGGTGCGATGCGGCGCATGCAACGCTGCGGGTACCGGAGACGGAGCTGGTGCTTTTCCTGGACGCCGATACGATCGCGCTGCCGCAATATGCGCAGCGGATGGTCGAGGCGATGCGGCGCCGCGGCCACGAGAGCGTGGCCGTCGTGCAGACCCCTTACAGCGCATTCCCGTCCGCCTCCGGCTTCGTCGAACGCATCGCCGGCGCGACGACCGACGTCCAATACATCGTTCATCAGGGGATGACCGTGGCCGGCGCCGGCTTCTGGGTCGGCGCCAACGCCGTCGCACGTCTGGCGGCTCTGCGCGAGGTCGCGGTGACGGGCTGCGAGCGCGGCTGGCCGGTCACCAAATACCTGCACGACCGTACGGTGATCGAGGATACCGAGACGACGCTGGAACTGCGCCGGCGCGGCTGGCACGTGCGGAGCCTGGACGAACGCTTGGTGTTCAGCTCGACGCCGACCGACTTCGGTTCGCTTCTCGTGCAGCGACTTCGCTGGGCCAACGGTGGCGTGCTGCTCGTGCCGCGCCTGGTGCGGTCGCTGCTCGGCGGTGGGGGCTCACTTCGGTCCCGGGCGGCCGAAGCGGCGGTTCGCCTGCACTACCTGGTCTCGCTCGGACCGGCGAGCCTGGCGCTCCTGGCGTTGCCGTTCTGTTTCTACGACGAGGCGGTGCGGGCGCCGTGGCTGCCGCTGATGACGCTGTCGTATTTCGGACTCTACGGCCGCGACCTCGTCCGGTGCGGCTATCGGTGGAGCGATGTCGCCCGCGTCTATGCGCTCAACCTGCTGCTCATCCCCGTCAACGTTGCCGGGCTTCTCCTGTCGCTGCGGCAGTTGCTGACCGGGGACAAGCCGCGCTTCGTGCGCACGCCCAAGGTGGCTGAGCGCACGCCGGTGCCGGGAACGTGCATCGTCGCGCAGGTGGCGATGCTGTGCTTTTGGGCGGCCTTCGCGATCCACATCGCCATGGAAGGTGCGGTGCTGCGCTCGTCGCTGGTCGCGCTGCACGTCGGGTTGCTCGCCTACGGAATCACTCGCTACATCGGGTGGAACGAAGCGCTTTGCGACTTCCTTGCCGACGTGCGTGCCAATGTTCCGGAGGTATCGCGGGCTGCCGTGGAAGAGTGGGGTGTGCCGGGCGAGCGGTGA
- a CDS encoding dockerin type I domain-containing protein, giving the protein MLVCKLGRPIVPLAAALIAAAAPPAGAETVYINDFNLVRAYDTTTRPAQATRLIGEAELGAAGSVTVGPDGRLFVVDRGVSFNKADIVELTAAGELVGTFKADTGLQAPEKMAFGPGGDLFVVTAIGNPAGVYRFDGATGMAEGVYTTGISLNFPFGLAFDDAGKLYVSDTGPSAAWVHRFGTTGVFEETVLVHKTQKAEDMLNHPRGLCWGEDDLLYIVDHFDDVVLRYDPAQDDVEVYAQALQDPHDCVFGEDGTLYVNVSGPRGILPIAPPAGEDPATPGDLFGTDLPGHRILAIGPATLTEGTSTTATSTTTTTETPAIVCGDANDDGDVKASDALIVLRAAIGVGQCALARCDADGSGALTASDALRVLKKAVGTDIAMLCPV; this is encoded by the coding sequence ATGCTGGTATGCAAGCTTGGCCGCCCGATCGTGCCGCTAGCGGCCGCCCTCATTGCCGCCGCCGCGCCGCCCGCCGGCGCTGAAACGGTGTACATCAACGACTTCAACCTCGTTCGCGCCTACGACACGACCACGCGTCCCGCGCAGGCCACCCGCCTGATCGGCGAGGCCGAGCTCGGCGCCGCCGGCTCCGTCACCGTAGGTCCCGACGGCCGTCTCTTCGTCGTCGACCGCGGGGTGAGCTTCAACAAGGCCGATATCGTCGAGCTCACCGCCGCCGGCGAGCTCGTCGGCACGTTCAAGGCCGACACGGGACTGCAGGCGCCCGAGAAGATGGCATTCGGCCCCGGCGGCGACCTCTTCGTCGTCACGGCCATCGGCAATCCTGCCGGCGTGTACCGTTTCGACGGCGCCACCGGGATGGCGGAGGGCGTCTACACCACCGGCATCTCGCTGAACTTCCCGTTCGGACTGGCGTTCGACGACGCGGGCAAGCTCTACGTCAGCGACACCGGTCCGAGCGCCGCGTGGGTGCATCGGTTCGGGACGACCGGCGTGTTCGAAGAGACCGTGCTCGTACACAAGACGCAGAAGGCCGAAGACATGCTCAACCATCCCCGCGGCCTGTGCTGGGGGGAGGACGACCTGCTCTACATCGTCGATCACTTCGATGACGTCGTCTTGCGATACGATCCGGCACAGGACGACGTCGAGGTGTACGCCCAGGCGCTGCAGGATCCGCACGACTGCGTGTTCGGCGAAGACGGCACGCTCTATGTCAATGTCTCCGGCCCGCGCGGCATCCTGCCGATCGCGCCACCGGCAGGCGAAGACCCGGCAACGCCCGGCGACCTCTTCGGCACCGATCTTCCCGGTCACCGCATTCTCGCCATCGGCCCCGCGACGCTGACCGAGGGCACCAGCACCACGGCCACCAGCACGACCACGACCACCGAGACGCCCGCCATCGTCTGCGGCGACGCCAACGACGACGGTGACGTGAAGGCATCGGACGCGCTCATCGTATTGCGCGCGGCGATCGGCGTGGGGCAATGCGCGCTTGCACGCTGCGATGCCGACGGCAGCGGCGCGCTCACCGCCAGTGACGCGCTGCGCGTGCTGAAGAAGGCGGTCGGCACCGACATCGCGATGCTCTGCCCTGTCTGA